From the Gordonia bronchialis DSM 43247 genome, one window contains:
- a CDS encoding outer membrane protein assembly factor BamB family protein, with translation MPNPGRGSSDDPADDPQESPTVIEPVADPTVIPGHPPADESPTVYEPIDRLSLRKSMQNPTEQVAPPTSAGPTSVGPPAVEHTSLGPAAPYRATQVNPSTPIPALGPLPAGPQPAGPPPAGPPYGPPPGMPPGYQGGPPMPPAPPRRKRSRAPWIVSGVVLVLVAALVAGGVVWWQHRSSDDDQPALLAGQLTGSYPTAPSAPQWTVKPSDFGGDRFVSPLPWDKQYQRPGAIHDDTTLVTLVGDSSTGYADLNPLVGVNTHTGRHWTFGKRVAQCADTVADNAVACADTSTVYVIDVRTGESTTTMPLPSGGFGLAFNGSAVFTRSFLEGHNSVVISKLSPTGTQWQREVAVPEPLPSGDSSGFTATKHLVATGSGTVVVVSADDGRTILAKPGRADIGKLPDGSMTVITGNTDGGNPTDGPVVHVRPDGTTQSLGGKTFSVPGVVTTGQRDRIMVGRSYTSVNDGTAVWSVQSDNEYASPEVYVADDREVVVSGLGNGSLGAVDTANGRVIWTASDVGEVVTDGEHLIGASTDGGLTAIDLETGSRLWSVDAATLGNRAIGGQSTPSAPQVLVGGGTLATFTAATITAFAPTGPRAIVPGTTRKQSTDNGNGSGGTEYVTPCGSPPKFTPQSFRTSSGGLGVTMKVSATCPGGDILWGPQTRITIKDGNDLVASGNFDFSQTPVAVPSLDDAGTGLTMELTYPPGSFYRLPDTLSTQASTDRFLVDCDKGPTTGQPPRLTVPDEGSAATTATATGPSLPPGTDLTAASVDALRVQANSDRAFILTNLNNRWVAQLSSKRPGLNAEGRIWDNQAILDEFLALRLRFSDVRLLYSDEWPVFNYRGWWVTVAAATFPGPDAANNWCRAQGFTKDHCFAKLISSTRGPEGSTRYWS, from the coding sequence ATGCCGAACCCTGGGCGTGGCTCGTCCGACGACCCCGCCGACGATCCGCAGGAATCCCCGACGGTCATCGAACCGGTCGCTGACCCGACGGTGATCCCCGGACACCCACCGGCCGACGAGTCGCCCACGGTCTACGAACCCATCGACCGGCTGTCGTTGCGCAAGTCGATGCAGAACCCCACCGAGCAGGTGGCGCCGCCCACGTCGGCGGGACCCACGTCGGTTGGACCTCCAGCTGTGGAACACACCTCGCTGGGCCCGGCTGCGCCTTATCGGGCCACCCAGGTGAACCCGTCGACACCGATCCCGGCCCTCGGCCCCTTGCCGGCCGGACCCCAACCGGCCGGACCCCCACCGGCCGGACCCCCGTACGGTCCGCCGCCGGGGATGCCACCCGGATACCAGGGCGGCCCGCCGATGCCGCCCGCCCCACCGCGCCGGAAGCGTTCGCGGGCCCCATGGATCGTGTCCGGTGTGGTCCTGGTTCTCGTCGCCGCACTCGTCGCCGGGGGCGTGGTGTGGTGGCAGCATCGCTCATCCGACGACGATCAGCCGGCGCTGCTCGCGGGGCAGCTCACGGGGTCGTATCCGACGGCGCCGAGCGCACCGCAGTGGACGGTGAAGCCCAGCGACTTCGGCGGCGACCGGTTCGTGTCACCCCTGCCGTGGGACAAGCAGTACCAGAGGCCCGGTGCTATCCACGACGACACCACGCTTGTGACGCTGGTCGGCGACAGTTCGACGGGGTATGCCGACCTGAACCCGCTCGTGGGCGTCAACACACACACCGGTCGGCACTGGACATTCGGCAAGCGTGTCGCACAGTGCGCCGACACGGTGGCCGACAACGCGGTCGCATGTGCCGACACCAGCACCGTTTACGTCATCGACGTGCGCACCGGCGAGAGTACGACGACGATGCCGCTTCCGTCCGGCGGATTTGGATTGGCGTTCAACGGGTCTGCGGTGTTCACGCGATCCTTCCTCGAAGGCCACAACTCGGTGGTCATCTCGAAGCTCTCGCCGACCGGTACACAGTGGCAGCGTGAGGTGGCCGTTCCCGAACCCCTGCCGTCGGGCGACTCGTCGGGGTTCACCGCCACCAAGCACCTCGTGGCGACCGGCAGCGGCACTGTCGTTGTCGTTTCCGCCGACGACGGTCGCACGATTCTCGCGAAACCCGGCCGGGCCGACATAGGGAAGCTGCCCGACGGTTCGATGACCGTCATCACCGGGAACACCGACGGTGGAAACCCGACCGACGGACCGGTTGTGCATGTTCGACCCGACGGCACCACCCAAAGCCTTGGTGGCAAGACGTTTTCCGTTCCCGGAGTGGTGACCACCGGACAGCGCGATCGCATCATGGTCGGCCGGTCCTACACGTCCGTGAATGACGGTACGGCCGTGTGGTCGGTCCAGAGCGACAACGAGTACGCCTCGCCCGAGGTCTATGTCGCCGACGATCGTGAGGTCGTGGTCTCCGGCCTCGGCAACGGGTCCCTGGGTGCCGTCGACACCGCCAACGGCCGGGTCATCTGGACCGCGTCGGACGTCGGCGAGGTCGTGACGGACGGCGAACACCTCATCGGCGCGTCGACCGACGGGGGACTCACCGCCATCGATCTCGAGACCGGTTCACGGCTGTGGTCGGTGGACGCCGCCACTCTGGGGAACCGGGCCATCGGCGGGCAGTCCACGCCGTCGGCGCCGCAGGTCCTGGTCGGCGGCGGAACCCTGGCGACGTTTACTGCCGCCACTATCACCGCCTTCGCCCCCACCGGCCCCCGCGCCATCGTCCCGGGCACCACCCGCAAGCAGTCCACGGACAACGGAAACGGTTCCGGCGGAACCGAATACGTGACGCCGTGCGGCAGCCCACCGAAGTTCACCCCACAGTCGTTCCGCACCAGCTCGGGGGGACTCGGCGTGACCATGAAGGTGTCGGCCACCTGCCCGGGCGGCGACATCCTGTGGGGTCCGCAGACCCGCATCACCATCAAGGACGGCAACGACCTGGTGGCGTCGGGCAACTTCGACTTCTCGCAGACCCCGGTCGCGGTTCCGTCGCTCGACGACGCGGGGACCGGCCTGACGATGGAACTGACCTATCCGCCGGGATCGTTCTACCGGCTGCCCGACACGCTGTCGACGCAGGCGAGCACCGACCGCTTCCTGGTGGATTGCGACAAGGGACCCACCACCGGCCAGCCACCCAGGCTGACGGTCCCCGACGAGGGTTCGGCCGCGACCACGGCGACGGCCACCGGCCCGTCGCTGCCGCCGGGCACCGATCTCACCGCCGCCAGCGTCGACGCCCTACGGGTGCAGGCGAATTCGGATCGCGCCTTCATCTTGACGAACCTGAACAACCGGTGGGTGGCCCAGCTGAGTTCCAAACGTCCCGGTCTCAACGCGGAGGGTCGGATCTGGGACAACCAGGCCATCCTCGACGAATTCCTGGCCTTGCGGCTGCGGTTCAGCGACGTCCGCCTGCTCTACAGCGACGAGTGGCCGGTGTTCAACTATCGCGGCTGGTGGGTGACCGTCGCCGCGGCCACCTTCCCCGGGCCCGATGCTGCCAACAATTGGTGTCGGGCACAGGGATTCACCAAGGACCACTGTTTTGCGAAACTGATCAGCAGCACTCGGGGACCCGAAGGATCGACCAGGTACTGGTCGTGA
- a CDS encoding acyl-CoA dehydrogenase family protein yields the protein MDFSPSPRSAELTERVRAFITAEIDPVEPVIHRDIASRRDGGGDPWEPSPLIAELQAKARKEGLWNLFLPAAHAGSYAADFGTDGGAGLSNVDYAPLAEAMGVSQLAPVIFNCSAPDTGNMEVLLRYGTPEQRQQWLEPLLRADIRSAFCMTEPAVASSDATNMAASAVLDGDDVIINGTKWFSTGVGHPDCKILIFMGVTDPDADRHGRHTMVLVPIDAPGVRVDRMLSTMGYFDEPFGHGEVSFTDVRVPASNILLGPGRAFEIAQGRLGPGRVHHCMRAIGLAERALELGVRRALSREAFGRPLAKLGGNSERIADGRIAINRSRLLVLHAAWLLDQGMSREAVSAVSEIKVEVPNMALDVIDLAIQLHGGAGLTDDFPLAAAWVGARSLRLADGPDEVHRSVVARIELGKYK from the coding sequence ATGGATTTCTCTCCGTCACCGCGGTCGGCTGAGCTGACCGAGCGGGTTCGCGCCTTCATCACCGCCGAGATCGACCCCGTGGAGCCGGTCATCCACCGCGACATCGCGAGCCGCCGCGACGGCGGGGGAGACCCGTGGGAGCCGTCGCCGCTGATCGCGGAGCTGCAGGCCAAGGCACGCAAGGAAGGCCTGTGGAACCTCTTCCTGCCCGCGGCGCACGCCGGGAGCTACGCCGCGGACTTCGGGACCGACGGCGGTGCGGGCCTGTCCAACGTCGACTACGCGCCGCTGGCCGAGGCGATGGGTGTCTCGCAACTTGCGCCGGTCATCTTCAATTGCAGCGCCCCCGACACCGGCAACATGGAGGTCCTGCTGCGCTACGGCACCCCCGAGCAGCGCCAGCAGTGGCTCGAGCCGCTGCTGCGCGCCGACATCCGCAGCGCCTTCTGCATGACCGAGCCGGCGGTCGCGTCGTCGGATGCCACCAACATGGCAGCCAGCGCCGTCCTCGACGGCGACGACGTCATCATCAACGGCACCAAATGGTTCTCCACCGGCGTCGGCCACCCCGACTGCAAGATCCTCATCTTCATGGGCGTCACCGACCCCGACGCCGACCGGCACGGCCGGCACACGATGGTGCTCGTTCCGATCGACGCCCCCGGGGTGCGGGTGGACCGCATGCTGTCCACGATGGGCTACTTCGACGAACCCTTCGGCCACGGTGAGGTGTCGTTCACCGATGTGCGCGTCCCGGCGTCGAATATCCTGCTCGGACCCGGACGCGCCTTCGAGATCGCGCAGGGCCGACTGGGTCCCGGACGTGTCCACCACTGCATGCGTGCCATCGGGCTCGCCGAGCGGGCGCTGGAACTCGGTGTGCGACGGGCACTTTCACGCGAGGCGTTCGGCCGGCCGCTGGCCAAGCTCGGCGGTAACTCGGAACGGATCGCCGACGGCCGGATCGCGATCAACCGGTCGCGGCTGCTGGTGCTGCACGCTGCCTGGCTGCTGGATCAGGGGATGTCGCGCGAGGCGGTGTCGGCGGTGAGCGAGATCAAGGTCGAGGTACCGAACATGGCGCTCGACGTCATCGACCTCGCCATCCAGTTGCACGGCGGTGCCGGGCTGACCGATGACTTCCCGCTCGCCGCGGCATGGGTGGGTGCCCGATCGCTGCGTCTGGCCGACGGCCCCGACGAGGTGCACCGCAGCGTCGTCGCCCGGATCGAACTCGGCAAGTACAAGTGA
- a CDS encoding phosphotransferase family protein, with amino-acid sequence MGDNDTGATAVRAEDEFDVGRVADWLSRNAGVDGVPEVAQFSGGASNLTYLLRYPDRDLILRRAPRGTKARGAHDMRREYRIQEQLGKVLDYIAPLVAFCDDEDILGADFYVMGRIDGVIPRREWPAEVPLDAEQARRLCLNFIDTLVELHSVDPEQAGLSDLGKGFGYVRRQVDGWTTRFRNAHTDDVPEFGAEIAWIADNQPDDVANCVIHNDYKLDNVVLDRDDPTRVIGILDWEMATLGDPLMDVAGSLAYWVQADDGEVMAAIRRVPTHLPGMITRAEFVERYCDRMGFDMTPEQWRWYEAFGLFRSVVIAQQIYYRYYHGQTTNPAYERLGQAVVALGARLTEIIAAG; translated from the coding sequence TTGGGAGACAACGACACCGGCGCCACCGCGGTCCGCGCCGAAGACGAGTTCGACGTCGGGCGGGTGGCCGACTGGCTGAGCCGGAACGCGGGGGTCGACGGCGTCCCGGAGGTGGCCCAGTTCTCCGGCGGGGCGTCGAACCTCACCTATCTGCTGCGCTATCCCGACCGCGATCTGATTCTGCGTCGCGCGCCCCGGGGCACCAAAGCCCGTGGCGCACACGACATGCGACGCGAGTACCGGATCCAGGAGCAGCTGGGCAAGGTACTGGACTACATCGCGCCGCTGGTCGCCTTCTGCGACGACGAGGACATCCTGGGCGCCGACTTCTACGTGATGGGGCGTATCGACGGTGTCATCCCGCGGCGTGAATGGCCGGCCGAGGTGCCCCTCGACGCCGAGCAGGCCCGTCGACTGTGCCTCAACTTCATCGACACGCTCGTCGAGCTCCATTCGGTGGATCCCGAACAGGCCGGACTGTCTGACCTGGGTAAGGGATTCGGTTACGTGCGCCGGCAGGTCGACGGGTGGACGACGCGGTTCCGTAACGCCCACACCGACGATGTCCCCGAGTTCGGCGCGGAGATCGCCTGGATCGCCGACAATCAGCCCGACGACGTAGCGAACTGCGTCATCCACAACGACTACAAGCTCGACAACGTGGTCCTCGACCGGGACGACCCGACGCGCGTGATCGGCATCCTCGACTGGGAGATGGCCACCCTCGGGGACCCGCTGATGGACGTCGCGGGCTCCCTGGCCTACTGGGTGCAGGCCGACGACGGTGAGGTGATGGCGGCGATCCGTCGCGTCCCGACTCATCTGCCCGGCATGATCACCCGCGCCGAGTTCGTCGAACGGTATTGCGACCGTATGGGTTTCGACATGACCCCGGAACAGTGGCGCTGGTATGAGGCCTTCGGCCTGTTCCGCTCGGTGGTCATTGCCCAGCAGATCTACTACCGCTACTACCACGGTCAGACCACCAATCCGGCCTATGAGCGTCTCGGCCAGGCGGTGGTCGCTCTCGGCGCTCGGCTGACCGAGATCATCGCCGCCGGCTGA
- a CDS encoding DUF2530 domain-containing protein, with translation MTDAAQIPELPRLLRAPEPVIVIGMLAWAVATLVVWLADVGGDRALQVCLVGLGVGLLGTTIVTVQRAGVRRGDRGAQEGLD, from the coding sequence ATGACCGACGCAGCGCAGATCCCCGAACTCCCCCGCCTCCTGCGGGCGCCGGAACCCGTGATCGTGATCGGCATGCTCGCCTGGGCGGTCGCCACGCTGGTGGTGTGGCTGGCCGACGTCGGCGGTGACCGTGCCCTGCAGGTCTGCCTGGTCGGACTGGGCGTCGGACTACTCGGTACGACGATCGTCACCGTCCAGCGTGCCGGTGTGCGACGCGGTGATCGCGGCGCTCAGGAGGGACTGGACTGA
- a CDS encoding NCS2 family permease, with amino-acid sequence MPASSESDGPAAATGVLDRYFKISERGSTLNREFRGGLVSFFTMAYIVVLNPIIIGGVPSTDGAPAKNADVLGHVLPLAQVAAVTALVAGVMTILFGLIANYPFAIATGLGINSLLAVSIAPEVTWPEAMGLVVIDGIIIVLLAVTGFRTAVFNAVPAELKAAIAAGIGCFIAFIGFVDAGFVRKPEAGTTPVQLGFDNSITTVPTLIFAIGVLVMGVLVVRRVPGGLLIGIAITAVVSIILEAIFDFGSSMDNPDGWSLSIPELPKALGGWPDLSLVGDVDLFGAFTRIGVLAASVFVFALVLSNFFDAMGTMTGLGKEAGLTDEKGNLPGIGRALVVEGTGAIVGGAASSSSNTVFVESASGIAEGARTGLANVVTGLLFLVAMFLTPLYEVIPLEAVAPALVVVGALMIGQLRSIDFTRFDYALPAFLTVVVMPFTYSIANGIGVGFISWVVMATAAGKVRSVHPLLWVVAAVFVAYFARAPISDLIN; translated from the coding sequence GTGCCGGCTTCGTCGGAGTCCGACGGCCCGGCCGCAGCGACCGGTGTGCTCGATCGCTACTTCAAGATCTCCGAGCGGGGTTCGACGCTCAACCGCGAATTCCGGGGCGGCCTGGTCAGCTTCTTCACGATGGCCTACATCGTGGTGCTCAACCCGATCATCATCGGTGGCGTCCCGTCGACCGACGGTGCGCCCGCCAAGAACGCCGACGTCCTCGGGCACGTGCTGCCGTTGGCGCAGGTCGCCGCGGTCACCGCGCTGGTCGCCGGTGTCATGACCATCCTGTTCGGTCTGATCGCCAACTACCCGTTCGCCATCGCCACCGGGCTGGGCATCAACAGCCTGCTGGCGGTCTCCATCGCGCCCGAGGTGACGTGGCCCGAAGCCATGGGGCTGGTGGTGATCGACGGCATCATCATCGTCCTGCTGGCGGTCACCGGCTTCCGAACCGCGGTCTTCAATGCGGTACCGGCCGAACTCAAGGCCGCCATCGCGGCCGGCATCGGATGCTTCATCGCCTTCATCGGTTTCGTCGACGCCGGGTTCGTGCGGAAGCCCGAGGCCGGCACCACGCCGGTGCAACTCGGCTTCGACAACTCCATCACCACCGTCCCGACCCTGATCTTCGCGATCGGCGTCCTCGTGATGGGCGTACTGGTGGTGCGCCGGGTACCCGGCGGACTGCTGATCGGGATCGCGATCACCGCGGTGGTGTCGATCATCCTCGAGGCGATCTTCGATTTCGGTTCCTCGATGGACAATCCGGACGGCTGGAGTCTGTCGATCCCGGAACTGCCCAAGGCACTCGGCGGGTGGCCCGACCTCAGTCTCGTCGGCGACGTGGACCTGTTCGGCGCGTTCACCCGGATCGGGGTGCTCGCCGCATCCGTCTTCGTGTTCGCCCTGGTGCTGTCGAACTTCTTCGACGCCATGGGCACCATGACCGGCCTGGGCAAAGAGGCCGGACTCACCGACGAGAAGGGAAACCTCCCCGGCATCGGTCGCGCACTGGTTGTCGAGGGCACCGGCGCGATCGTCGGCGGTGCGGCCTCGTCGTCGTCGAACACGGTGTTCGTCGAATCGGCGTCCGGTATCGCCGAGGGCGCGCGCACCGGGCTGGCCAACGTGGTGACCGGCCTGCTGTTCCTGGTGGCCATGTTCCTCACCCCGCTCTACGAGGTGATCCCGCTCGAGGCGGTGGCTCCGGCTCTCGTGGTGGTCGGTGCGCTCATGATCGGGCAATTGCGTTCCATCGATTTCACCCGGTTCGACTATGCGCTGCCGGCGTTCCTGACCGTCGTCGTCATGCCGTTCACCTACTCGATCGCCAACGGCATCGGTGTCGGATTCATCAGCTGGGTGGTGATGGCGACCGCGGCCGGAAAGGTCCGGAGCGTGCATCCGTTACTCTGGGTGGTGGCCGCCGTCTTCGTGGCCTACTTCGCCCGGGCGCCGATCTCCGACCTGATCAACTGA
- a CDS encoding MarR family winged helix-turn-helix transcriptional regulator: protein MHQPYGDGSLAGDLSLAVVRFARRLRGRRENKLVSLTQLSALSTLHHEGPMTPGALAAAERVRPPSMTRVIASLSDLGMIKREPHPTDGRQAIVTLAPAGRDVVTDELAARKAWLDDRLSELTSDERDTLRQVVAIMNKMINSTDN, encoded by the coding sequence GTGCATCAACCGTACGGGGACGGGAGCCTGGCGGGCGATCTCTCGCTTGCTGTGGTCCGATTTGCGCGACGCCTTCGAGGGCGTCGCGAGAACAAGCTCGTGTCGCTGACCCAGTTGTCGGCGCTCAGTACGCTGCATCACGAGGGACCGATGACCCCGGGCGCACTTGCCGCCGCCGAGCGTGTCCGCCCGCCGTCGATGACGCGGGTCATCGCCTCGCTCTCCGATCTCGGCATGATCAAACGCGAACCCCACCCCACCGACGGTCGGCAGGCCATCGTGACCCTCGCCCCGGCCGGCCGCGACGTCGTCACCGACGAACTCGCCGCGCGCAAGGCGTGGCTCGACGACCGGCTCTCCGAACTCACCTCCGACGAGCGCGACACCCTGCGCCAGGTGGTCGCGATCATGAACAAGATGATCAACTCCACCGACAACTGA
- a CDS encoding GNAT family N-acetyltransferase, which produces MTSTPVTNASGLSLRRATDADWDDIITTDARAFAMRNPLPDDERADLRGKVDDSDIVLIRDDSRSPAPLVGVSMFYRMSLTVPGGSVRNAAGLSWVSVASTHRRRGILRRMLTELFGQWESEGQVFAILTASEGTIYERFGFGPACFSQQVRIIPGSARMRAEAPAAATVRYAGADEVAAAVPDLHARWTRTTPGALGRTPAWWRPILADRPSERPLAGSGLHYLLHDDGYASYRIIKPDSGPVHAEVNEVFAATDDAHTELWRVLTSLDLIPSVTASIPVDDPLPVKLTDLRAPIVTGRSDDMWLRILDVPAALGARQYAADLDAVIEVVDGFRDHGGVFDVTVRHGGAIVAPSSATPTVRMDASVLAAIYLGGTRPSTFAAAGRLWTATPDLLHDLDHAFATTRAPFAGTFF; this is translated from the coding sequence GTGACCAGCACCCCTGTGACCAATGCCTCCGGCCTGTCCTTGCGCCGCGCGACCGATGCCGACTGGGACGACATCATCACCACCGACGCCCGCGCCTTCGCCATGCGTAACCCGCTGCCCGACGACGAACGTGCCGATCTGCGCGGCAAGGTCGACGACTCCGACATCGTCCTGATCCGCGACGATTCCCGCAGTCCTGCACCACTTGTCGGGGTGTCGATGTTCTACCGGATGTCGCTGACCGTGCCGGGCGGGTCGGTGCGCAACGCCGCCGGACTGTCGTGGGTGTCGGTGGCCTCCACACACCGCAGGCGCGGCATCCTGCGCCGCATGCTGACCGAGCTGTTCGGGCAGTGGGAATCGGAGGGACAGGTCTTCGCCATCCTCACCGCGAGCGAGGGCACCATCTACGAGCGGTTCGGCTTCGGCCCGGCGTGTTTCTCGCAGCAGGTGCGGATCATTCCCGGCAGCGCCCGGATGCGCGCCGAGGCGCCGGCCGCCGCCACGGTGCGCTACGCCGGTGCCGACGAGGTGGCCGCCGCGGTGCCCGACCTGCATGCCCGCTGGACTCGCACCACACCCGGGGCGTTGGGCCGAACCCCGGCCTGGTGGCGGCCCATCCTGGCCGACCGCCCCTCCGAACGCCCGCTGGCCGGCAGCGGTCTGCACTACCTGCTGCACGACGACGGTTATGCCTCCTATCGCATCATCAAACCGGATTCGGGTCCGGTGCACGCCGAGGTCAACGAGGTCTTCGCCGCCACCGACGACGCTCACACCGAGCTGTGGCGGGTTCTGACCAGCCTCGATCTCATCCCCTCGGTGACCGCGTCGATCCCCGTCGACGATCCCCTGCCGGTCAAGCTGACCGATCTGCGGGCCCCCATCGTGACCGGTCGCTCCGACGACATGTGGCTGCGCATCCTCGACGTGCCGGCCGCCCTCGGCGCCCGGCAGTATGCCGCCGACCTGGATGCGGTGATCGAGGTCGTCGACGGGTTTCGCGATCACGGTGGCGTCTTCGACGTGACGGTCCGGCACGGCGGCGCCATCGTCGCACCGTCGTCGGCGACTCCGACCGTGCGGATGGATGCCTCCGTGCTGGCCGCGATCTACCTCGGCGGCACCCGGCCGTCGACCTTTGCCGCCGCCGGGCGGTTGTGGACGGCAACCCCGGATCTGTTGCACGACCTCGATCACGCCTTCGCGACGACGCGGGCCCCGTTCGCGGGCACGTTCTTCTGA
- a CDS encoding TrmH family RNA methyltransferase — translation MPEPAIDVIDIDDPDDPRVDDFRDLNSVDRRPDLPALPGGRPGKGLVIAEGVLVAQRMIASRFTPHAFLGVDKRLAELDADLRTPSVSGVPFYRASAEVMAAVVGFHLNRGVLAVARRPPVRTVDEILANARSVAILEGVNDHENIGSIFRNAAGLGIDAVLFGAGCADPLYRRCVRVSMGHALLVPFARFDEWPRGLDALRAGGFRLISLTPDPAAMPLAQAVEATKVGFLVGAEGPGLSAHAMAATDVRARIPMSRGTDSLNVATAAAIAFYERARSGTMEA, via the coding sequence GTGCCGGAACCCGCCATCGACGTCATCGACATCGACGATCCCGATGATCCTCGCGTCGACGACTTCCGCGACCTGAATTCGGTGGACCGCAGGCCCGACCTGCCCGCCCTGCCCGGTGGGCGTCCCGGCAAGGGACTCGTCATCGCCGAAGGTGTGCTGGTCGCGCAGCGCATGATCGCCTCGCGGTTCACCCCGCACGCCTTCCTCGGTGTCGACAAGCGGCTCGCCGAACTCGACGCCGACCTGCGGACACCGTCGGTGTCCGGGGTGCCGTTCTACCGGGCGAGCGCGGAGGTGATGGCCGCGGTGGTCGGCTTCCACCTCAACCGGGGCGTGCTCGCGGTGGCGCGTCGGCCCCCGGTCCGGACGGTCGACGAGATCCTCGCGAACGCGCGTAGCGTCGCGATTCTCGAAGGGGTCAACGACCATGAGAACATCGGCAGCATCTTCCGCAACGCCGCCGGTCTCGGCATCGACGCCGTGCTGTTCGGGGCGGGGTGCGCCGACCCGCTCTACCGGCGGTGCGTGCGGGTGTCGATGGGGCACGCGCTGCTGGTTCCGTTCGCCCGGTTCGACGAGTGGCCGCGCGGCCTCGACGCCTTGCGTGCCGGCGGCTTCCGGCTGATCTCGCTGACCCCGGATCCCGCGGCGATGCCGCTCGCGCAGGCCGTCGAGGCGACGAAGGTCGGCTTCCTCGTCGGCGCCGAAGGCCCCGGACTGAGCGCACACGCCATGGCCGCCACCGATGTCCGTGCCCGCATCCCGATGAGTCGCGGCACCGATTCGCTCAACGTCGCGACGGCCGCGGCGATCGCGTTCTACGAACGTGCCCGATCGGGCACCATGGAGGCGTGA
- a CDS encoding DUF2537 domain-containing protein, producing MSVDPTPRPRPAPRRYVRAEPTPWGYGAIVTVICAVFATLVLLGLYELIAGAQRWLGVLAVVVVAGGLGWTLWELRVRPVWRWIVWGLLLGMLAGFASSVALFAMGR from the coding sequence GTGAGCGTCGATCCGACTCCTCGTCCGCGCCCAGCGCCGCGGCGCTACGTCCGGGCCGAACCCACGCCCTGGGGATACGGCGCCATCGTCACCGTGATCTGTGCGGTGTTCGCGACGCTGGTGTTGCTGGGGCTCTACGAACTCATCGCCGGTGCCCAGCGCTGGCTCGGGGTGTTGGCCGTCGTCGTGGTGGCCGGTGGACTCGGCTGGACGCTGTGGGAGTTGCGGGTTCGGCCGGTCTGGCGGTGGATCGTGTGGGGACTGCTGCTCGGGATGCTCGCCGGATTCGCGTCGTCGGTGGCGTTGTTCGCAATGGGACGCTGA
- a CDS encoding DUF6928 family protein: MSARAVTLWFIDTDRPADALAEQSADPGFANDVGHAHELAARIFGDSVLVPLVDTDLATAAAADDSHVYAGQYGYLAVVSCSLFATRRPSTLTRTIASIRPSAAATLLWTEPDEALGVFARWESGELRRSFAADPVTIHENEGLPCIFEKPFWAGEKPLQYIEGVPAEPMALPFHPAELAEEANREWLGFRFTPPTGENDLDPTRIPVTGFAIHPADYQPNEADVAAYQASRVIPSTPAPAAEPTPRKGRVRRYFGF; encoded by the coding sequence GTGTCCGCGCGTGCCGTCACGCTCTGGTTCATCGACACCGACAGACCCGCGGACGCGCTGGCGGAGCAGTCCGCTGACCCCGGCTTCGCCAATGACGTGGGCCACGCGCACGAACTGGCGGCCCGAATCTTCGGCGACAGCGTCCTGGTCCCACTCGTCGACACCGACCTCGCGACCGCCGCGGCGGCCGACGACTCACACGTGTACGCCGGGCAGTACGGCTATCTCGCCGTCGTCTCCTGCTCGCTGTTCGCGACGCGACGACCCTCCACGCTTACCCGCACCATCGCCTCGATCCGGCCGAGCGCAGCGGCCACCCTGCTGTGGACCGAACCCGATGAGGCGCTCGGTGTCTTCGCCCGCTGGGAGTCCGGCGAACTGCGGCGTTCCTTCGCGGCCGACCCGGTGACCATCCACGAGAACGAAGGCCTCCCATGCATCTTCGAGAAACCGTTCTGGGCGGGCGAGAAACCGTTGCAGTACATCGAGGGCGTGCCGGCCGAACCGATGGCGTTGCCGTTCCATCCCGCCGAACTCGCCGAGGAGGCCAACCGCGAGTGGCTCGGCTTCCGGTTCACCCCGCCGACGGGCGAGAACGATCTCGATCCGACGCGAATCCCGGTGACCGGCTTCGCAATTCACCCTGCCGACTATCAGCCCAACGAGGCCGACGTGGCCGCCTATCAGGCGAGTCGGGTCATCCCCTCGACGCCGGCGCCCGCAGCCGAGCCCACGCCGCGCAAGGGCCGGGTCAGGCGGTATTTCGGGTTCTGA